Proteins from a single region of Streptomyces glaucescens:
- the dcd gene encoding dCTP deaminase, with product MLLSDKDIRAEIDAGRVRIDPYDESMVQPSSIDVRLDRFFRVFENHRYPHIDPSVEQADLTRLVEPEGDEPFILHPGEFVLASTYEVITLPDDLASRLEGKSSLGRLGLVTHSTAGFIDPGFSGHVTLELSNLATLPIKLWPGMKIGQLCMFRLSSPAEHPYGSERYGSRYQGQRGPTASRSFLNFHRTQV from the coding sequence GTGCTTCTCTCAGACAAGGACATCCGGGCCGAGATCGATGCCGGGCGGGTACGGATCGATCCCTACGACGAATCCATGGTGCAGCCGTCCAGCATCGACGTGCGGCTGGACCGTTTCTTCCGGGTGTTCGAGAACCACCGGTACCCGCACATCGACCCCTCCGTCGAGCAGGCGGATCTGACCCGGCTGGTGGAGCCTGAGGGGGACGAGCCGTTCATCCTGCACCCCGGTGAGTTCGTGCTGGCCAGCACGTACGAGGTCATCACGCTTCCCGACGACCTCGCCTCGCGGCTGGAGGGGAAGAGCTCGCTGGGCCGGCTGGGACTGGTGACGCACTCCACCGCCGGGTTCATCGACCCCGGGTTCTCCGGGCACGTGACCCTGGAGCTGTCGAACCTCGCCACCCTGCCGATCAAGCTGTGGCCCGGCATGAAGATCGGCCAGCTGTGCATGTTCCGGCTCAGCTCCCCGGCGGAGCACCCGTACGGCAGTGAGCGGTACGGCTCCAGGTACCAGGGGCAGCGCGGCCCGACCGCGTCCCGCTCCTTCCTCAACTTCCACAGGACGCAGGTGTGA
- a CDS encoding phosphoribosyltransferase: MSDVRENLTYERFGTAIRELAQTIADDGYEPDIVLSIARGGVFVAGGLAYALDCKNLHLVNVEFYTGVGTTLEMPVMLAPVPNAIDFTDKKVLIADDVADTGKTLKLVHDFCLEHVAEVRSAVIYEKSHSLVKCEYVWKRTDEWINFPWSVLPPVHKSGEAPKENKEAL; this comes from the coding sequence GTGAGTGACGTACGGGAGAACCTGACCTACGAGCGGTTCGGCACGGCCATCCGCGAGCTCGCGCAGACCATCGCCGACGACGGGTACGAGCCGGACATCGTGCTCAGCATCGCCCGCGGCGGCGTCTTCGTCGCCGGCGGCCTCGCCTACGCGCTGGACTGCAAGAATCTCCACCTGGTCAACGTCGAGTTCTACACCGGTGTCGGCACGACGCTCGAGATGCCGGTCATGCTGGCGCCCGTGCCCAACGCGATCGACTTCACCGACAAGAAGGTGCTGATCGCCGACGACGTGGCCGACACCGGCAAGACGCTCAAGCTGGTGCACGACTTCTGCCTGGAGCACGTCGCCGAGGTGCGCTCCGCGGTGATCTACGAGAAGTCGCACTCGCTGGTGAAGTGCGAGTACGTGTGGAAGCGCACCGACGAGTGGATCAACTTCCCATGGAGTGTCTTGCCTCCGGTACATAAGTCAGGTGAGGCGCCCAAGGAGAACAAGGAAGCGCTCTGA